The DNA sequence GACCCTGATCTGCGGCGTGGGCCAGGTCGAGGCCCTCCGCGCCATGGCCGAGCTGGCGCTTTAGCCTTTTCATGAAACCGGAGGTAAGGCGTGTTCAGGCCGCGCTCGATGCGCTCGGCCTCCAGCGGCGAGTCATCGAGCTCGAGCGCTCCGCGCACACCTCCCAGCAGGCGGCCGACGCCCTCGGCGTCGCCGTGGGGAGCATCGCCAAGTCGCTGGTCTTCACCGTCCACGAGCGGCCGGTCCTCGTGATTGCCTCGGGGGCCAACCGGGTGGACGAGGAGAAACTGACGATTCTCGCTGGTGGTCCGGCGCGACGGGCCGATGCCGACACCGTCAAGCGGGCCACGGGGTTCGTCATCGGTGGCGTGGCGCCCATCGCGCACGAGACGCCGCTCGAGATCTTCATCGACGAGGATCTGCTCC is a window from the Candidatus Methylomirabilota bacterium genome containing:
- a CDS encoding YbaK/EbsC family protein; the protein is MKPEVRRVQAALDALGLQRRVIELERSAHTSQQAADALGVAVGSIAKSLVFTVHERPVLVIASGANRVDEEKLTILAGGPARRADADTVKRATGFVIGGVAPIAHETPLEIFIDEDLLRLELIYAAAGVPECVFPLSPAELVRATGGRVVDVKEQRKPVIKGERP